One Devosia lacusdianchii genomic window carries:
- a CDS encoding 5-oxoprolinase subunit B family protein translates to MPTILPLGDSGLLVRFGTTLTDPSNRAATAFALTLEREPISGVVEVVPNLVSVLLRYDPLTTAPAGIAGEVGLRLNGLAGEQTNRTEWVIPTAFDGPDLDEVAASLSVSPAAFVAAHNASALRVLATGFAPGFVYCGLHPDRLLVPRRSSVRSLVPAGSVLFAAGQTAIAATEMPTGWHVIGRTGFINFDPVRNPPTRLNAGDSITFEVAS, encoded by the coding sequence ATGCCGACCATCCTGCCGCTGGGGGACAGCGGCTTACTAGTGCGGTTTGGAACGACGCTGACCGACCCATCAAATCGGGCGGCCACTGCCTTTGCGCTGACGCTGGAACGCGAGCCGATAAGCGGCGTGGTCGAGGTCGTGCCGAACCTGGTCTCGGTACTGCTTCGCTATGATCCCCTGACGACGGCGCCTGCAGGCATTGCTGGTGAGGTTGGCCTGCGACTCAATGGCCTGGCGGGGGAGCAAACGAATAGGACCGAGTGGGTAATCCCGACGGCGTTCGATGGCCCTGATCTGGACGAGGTGGCTGCTTCCCTGAGTGTGTCGCCCGCGGCCTTCGTGGCCGCACACAACGCGTCGGCATTGCGTGTGCTGGCGACCGGCTTTGCGCCCGGTTTCGTTTATTGCGGTCTCCATCCAGACCGGCTGCTGGTGCCGCGACGATCGAGCGTTCGATCCCTGGTGCCCGCAGGCAGTGTGCTGTTTGCCGCGGGCCAGACCGCTATTGCCGCAACTGAAATGCCCACCGGCTGGCACGTGATAGGCCGCACCGGCTTCATCAATTTCGATCCAGTACGCAATCCGCCGACGCGGCTAAACGCCGGCGATAGCATCACATTCGAGGTCGCATCTTGA
- a CDS encoding biotin-dependent carboxyltransferase family protein translates to MSAVLSVQRAGPLTTIQDLGRHGMLRSGISASGPMDRRAYELAGTVVGAGLGGIEITAAGAEFKVTSGECLVGFAGGHFTVRVNGRVADWPGTSALEVGDVLAITPGSSGNYGYLRFDADIDIAPVLGSIATNSRVRLGGLDGRALRTGDVVALTGHGRSAREARQPPTGQDGPFRVVWGLHADAFPSAIKDHFLRAEFVVSTRLDRMGVRLTDGSGVFSDATILSLVSDAVTPGDIQILGDGTPIVLMRDHQPTGGYPRIATIITADLDRFAQMRPGSTVAFQPVTVEHAHHVLRSGP, encoded by the coding sequence TTGAGTGCCGTCCTCAGCGTGCAGCGCGCCGGACCGTTGACGACCATTCAGGACCTGGGGCGCCATGGAATGCTGCGCAGCGGCATCAGCGCCTCCGGTCCGATGGATCGGCGCGCCTACGAGCTGGCGGGGACGGTGGTCGGCGCTGGTTTAGGCGGCATTGAAATAACCGCCGCGGGCGCAGAGTTCAAAGTCACCAGCGGCGAGTGTCTCGTCGGCTTTGCGGGCGGCCATTTCACGGTGCGGGTGAATGGGCGGGTTGCAGACTGGCCGGGAACCTCTGCCCTTGAGGTTGGCGACGTTCTCGCCATAACGCCGGGTTCATCAGGCAATTACGGCTACCTGCGGTTTGATGCCGACATCGATATTGCGCCGGTGCTGGGGAGCATCGCCACCAATAGCCGCGTCCGCCTCGGCGGGCTGGACGGCCGCGCCCTGCGAACAGGCGACGTGGTAGCGCTGACCGGCCACGGGCGCTCCGCCCGAGAAGCGCGGCAGCCCCCCACTGGCCAAGACGGACCCTTCAGGGTGGTCTGGGGGCTGCACGCAGACGCGTTCCCAAGTGCGATCAAGGATCACTTCCTGCGCGCCGAGTTTGTCGTGTCCACGCGGCTCGACCGCATGGGCGTGCGTCTGACGGATGGGAGCGGTGTGTTCTCCGATGCGACGATCCTGTCTCTGGTTTCGGACGCTGTGACACCAGGGGATATTCAGATACTCGGGGACGGCACGCCGATCGTCTTGATGCGCGACCATCAGCCGACCGGGGGCTATCCGCGCATCGCCACGATCATCACCGCTGACCTCGACCGGTTCGCGCAGATGCGACCCGGTAGCACGGTTGCCTTCCAACCCGTCACTGTGGAACATGCCCACCATGTGTTGCGGAGCGGGCCATGA
- a CDS encoding 5-oxoprolinase subunit PxpA: MISIDLNADLGEGMGTDEDLLEIVSSASIACGGHAGDAATIRHILKFCKARGVRAGAHPGYADPKRFGRFRVVMPLDQLLGQIRSQLFLVRFIADEVGVPLAYVKLHGALANQTAEELAFAVGIFATIQAMDRRMAVLALDNSQQVRAANAVGMPLIREAYADRAYTSDGLLVPRAQDGAVIHDVDAVIERCLRLAKSGELVAIDGTVLKSSARSICLHGDTPGAVDLAREVRDALEGEGIAIKAEAPEMEFEAEG, encoded by the coding sequence ATGATTTCGATCGACCTCAACGCCGATCTTGGTGAAGGCATGGGGACTGATGAGGACCTGCTCGAGATCGTCTCCAGCGCATCGATCGCCTGCGGTGGACATGCCGGCGATGCGGCGACCATCCGGCACATCCTCAAGTTCTGCAAGGCGCGCGGTGTTCGCGCCGGCGCCCACCCCGGCTATGCTGACCCCAAACGATTTGGCCGCTTTCGCGTGGTCATGCCGCTCGATCAATTGCTCGGGCAAATCCGCAGCCAACTGTTTCTCGTCCGCTTCATCGCCGACGAGGTGGGCGTGCCGCTGGCCTATGTGAAGCTGCACGGAGCGCTGGCCAACCAGACCGCCGAGGAACTCGCCTTCGCCGTCGGAATTTTTGCGACGATACAGGCCATGGATCGGCGAATGGCCGTCCTGGCTCTCGACAACAGCCAGCAGGTTCGCGCCGCCAATGCCGTCGGCATGCCGCTGATCCGCGAAGCCTATGCTGATCGGGCCTACACCTCCGACGGCCTGCTGGTGCCACGGGCGCAGGACGGCGCCGTGATCCACGACGTCGATGCCGTCATCGAGCGCTGCCTGCGGCTGGCAAAGTCGGGGGAGTTGGTCGCGATCGACGGCACGGTGCTCAAATCCTCAGCGCGCTCGATCTGCCTGCACGGCGATACGCCGGGCGCGGTCGATCTGGCGCGCGAGGTGCGCGACGCACTGGAGGGCGAGGGGATCGCTATCAAGGCCGAGGCGCCTGAGATGGAGTTTGAAGCGGAGGGATAG